One part of the Deltaproteobacteria bacterium genome encodes these proteins:
- a CDS encoding ABC transporter ATP-binding protein: MAKVTIKNVWKKYGKVEAVKDLNLECQDKEFVCLLGPSGCGKSSTLRMVAGLEEITSGDIFIDDIRINAIHPSQRDIAMVFETYALYPHKTVFGNMAYPLRIRKMPMSEIQSRVSRAAEILEIVDLLDRYPRQLSGGQKQRVAIGRAIVRNPKVFLMDEPISHLDAKLRTHMRGELKHLQKELNQTFIYVTHDQLEAMSMADRIAVMNFGVLQQYDVPEKIFHHPVNQFVAGFVGDPPMNFIRCVLVSGNGWKLKHEAFELPLADSVKKRIQAKGVEFSGTLEVTLGVRPESILVRKERRKQEGIQGEIYITEPLGSDVIIDVLVGGERLKIKTDPGVAVDRGDTIFMEIPPGKMHLFDAKTTESLM, translated from the coding sequence ATGGCAAAAGTCACGATCAAGAACGTGTGGAAGAAGTACGGAAAGGTGGAAGCCGTCAAGGATCTGAATCTTGAATGCCAGGATAAGGAGTTTGTCTGCCTGTTGGGGCCTTCAGGCTGCGGGAAGTCGTCGACCCTTCGAATGGTGGCCGGTCTGGAAGAGATTACCAGCGGGGACATCTTTATCGACGACATCCGCATCAATGCGATTCATCCCTCCCAGCGCGACATTGCCATGGTCTTTGAGACGTATGCCCTCTACCCGCACAAGACGGTCTTCGGAAACATGGCCTATCCCCTTCGCATCCGAAAAATGCCCATGAGTGAGATTCAGTCCAGGGTGTCAAGGGCCGCGGAGATTTTGGAGATCGTGGACCTGCTGGATAGGTACCCCAGGCAGCTCAGCGGAGGACAGAAGCAGCGCGTGGCGATAGGAAGGGCCATCGTCCGAAATCCGAAGGTCTTTCTGATGGACGAGCCAATATCCCATCTGGACGCCAAGCTGCGGACTCACATGAGAGGGGAGCTCAAACACCTCCAGAAGGAATTGAACCAGACGTTTATCTATGTGACCCATGATCAGCTAGAAGCGATGTCCATGGCGGACAGGATAGCCGTCATGAATTTCGGAGTGTTGCAGCAGTACGATGTACCGGAGAAGATATTCCACCATCCTGTAAACCAGTTTGTGGCGGGATTTGTGGGTGATCCTCCAATGAATTTCATCAGGTGCGTTCTGGTCTCAGGCAACGGTTGGAAGCTGAAGCATGAAGCCTTCGAGTTGCCACTGGCCGATTCCGTGAAAAAGAGAATCCAGGCGAAGGGAGTCGAATTCTCTGGGACCTTGGAGGTAACACTCGGGGTCAGGCCTGAGTCGATCCTGGTGAGAAAGGAAAGGCGGAAACAGGAAGGTATACAAGGAGAGATTTACATTACCGAGCCCTTGGGATCGGACGTGATCATAGACGTGCTGGTAGGAGGCGAAAGACTGAAGATAAAGACCGACCCCGGTGTGGCGGTGGATCGGGGAGATACGATTTTCATGGAGATACCGCCGGGCAAAATGCACCTTTTTGACGCGAAAACTACGGAATCGCTGATGTGA
- a CDS encoding VOC family protein, whose protein sequence is MLTGIHHVGIIVNDLDKSLHFYQEVLGARFLYRAEAARGEVEKEVGVPGAETRLAVLKLGKDTIELVEYVNPKIRPGVLSAATVGTLHMAIEVDDIDAEVERLKGKGVEFNAAPKVIEEGENKGWVWTYFRDPDGCQLELVENRNLKVPL, encoded by the coding sequence ATGCTGACCGGTATCCATCACGTGGGGATCATTGTGAATGATCTGGACAAATCGCTCCACTTCTACCAGGAGGTGTTGGGTGCGAGATTCCTGTATCGTGCCGAAGCCGCGCGGGGGGAGGTTGAAAAGGAGGTGGGCGTTCCAGGCGCCGAGACAAGGCTTGCGGTGCTCAAACTCGGCAAGGATACCATCGAGTTGGTCGAGTATGTAAACCCGAAGATCAGACCCGGGGTACTCAGCGCCGCGACCGTAGGGACCCTTCATATGGCTATCGAGGTGGACGACATAGATGCGGAGGTCGAGAGACTGAAGGGAAAAGGCGTGGAGTTCAACGCGGCCCCAAAAGTGATCGAAGAGGGAGAAAACAAGGGCTGGGTCTGGACTTACTTCCGCGATCCGGATGGGTGCCAGTTGGAACTCGTTGAAAACAGAAATCTCAAGGTTCCCCTCTAA
- a CDS encoding zinc-binding dehydrogenase: protein MQALVKTRKGAGNVELVEVPEPRPDKDEVLVRVEAAGVCGTDIHIFHDTFKNRPPVIMGHELSGVVVDKGNDCVEFQEGDRVTCESSLSFCGRCRYCRTGRYNLCANRKIAGVNADGGFARYIAVAERCLHRLPEGVDFVGGALFEPLAVTVLGVSELAGVAAGDLVYVSGPGPLGLMAAQVARAEGATVIVGGRSRDKERLALGKSLGIDYTVNVERNDPRSMVDDLSEGYGADVVVECAGHPSSVSTCLEVVRRGGRYCQIGLFGKSIEVDFEKIPLKQLKVSGPLAQYWPSWRRAIELTRAGKVRLRELVTHVLPLSEWEAAFRLHERNEGLKKVLVPN, encoded by the coding sequence GTGCAGGCATTGGTCAAAACGAGAAAAGGTGCCGGGAATGTCGAGCTGGTCGAGGTGCCGGAGCCCCGGCCGGACAAAGACGAAGTCCTGGTTCGGGTAGAGGCCGCGGGTGTCTGCGGAACGGACATTCACATCTTTCACGATACTTTCAAGAACAGGCCTCCTGTGATCATGGGCCATGAACTCAGCGGGGTCGTTGTCGACAAAGGAAACGACTGCGTGGAGTTCCAGGAAGGTGACAGGGTCACCTGTGAGTCTTCTCTGAGCTTTTGCGGGAGGTGCCGATACTGCCGGACGGGCAGGTACAACCTCTGTGCAAACCGGAAGATCGCCGGGGTGAACGCCGATGGTGGGTTCGCCCGTTATATAGCCGTCGCGGAGCGGTGCCTGCATCGCCTTCCTGAAGGCGTGGATTTCGTTGGAGGGGCCCTCTTTGAGCCATTGGCTGTCACCGTCCTCGGCGTGAGCGAGCTGGCCGGAGTCGCCGCAGGCGATTTGGTCTATGTGTCGGGCCCCGGCCCCTTGGGGCTCATGGCTGCGCAGGTCGCCAGGGCCGAAGGGGCTACGGTCATCGTGGGCGGGAGGAGCCGGGACAAGGAACGGCTGGCCCTGGGAAAGTCCTTGGGCATAGATTACACGGTGAACGTGGAGAGAAATGATCCACGCAGCATGGTCGACGACCTGTCCGAAGGGTACGGGGCGGATGTGGTTGTCGAGTGTGCCGGGCATCCGAGCTCGGTTTCGACATGCCTCGAGGTCGTCAGGCGGGGGGGAAGATACTGCCAGATAGGTCTGTTTGGAAAATCGATAGAGGTGGATTTCGAAAAGATTCCTCTCAAACAACTGAAAGTCAGTGGTCCACTGGCGCAGTACTGGCCCTCCTGGCGCCGAGCCATCGAGCTGACGAGAGCGGGGAAGGTCAGGCTCAGGGAGTTGGTGACGCACGTTCTCCCGTTGTCCGAGTGGGAGGCGGCCTTCCGCCTCCATGAAAGAAACGAGGGGTTGAAGAAGGTCCTGGTCCCGAACTAG
- a CDS encoding acetamidase/formamidase family protein produces MKRIKRADAMGYWLRADIEPVLEVDLNESFVVETEDAFSGYIRRPEDRFSPESIPPLRMEPVGMNPVAGPIYIRGVGKGDVLVVHIEEIEPWEQGVSCIMPGVGPLKDSLTWPECAGPFTKIIPHQPGPDGKYATGKAVWNDRMSWDLRPMIGTIATAPEWEQEAAIVAQGPWGGNMDVSDMCKGTKAMFPSYHEGGLLFVGDVAGCQGDTEFHGAHDDTPATVKLRCDVIKNKKIPWVRLEKEDSIVQICCDKPLESAVEQAVLWLVQWLVDEYGFEKRDAYMLMACCPGLRVRVYQMVSTGKLRYTAGAEFSKRYLP; encoded by the coding sequence ATGAAAAGAATAAAGAGGGCCGATGCTATGGGGTACTGGCTCAGGGCGGATATCGAGCCGGTGCTTGAGGTGGATTTGAACGAGTCTTTTGTGGTGGAGACGGAGGATGCTTTCAGCGGATATATCCGCAGGCCTGAAGACAGGTTTTCACCCGAATCGATCCCTCCCCTGAGGATGGAACCGGTCGGAATGAATCCCGTCGCCGGCCCGATATACATCCGGGGGGTGGGGAAGGGGGACGTCCTAGTGGTTCATATCGAGGAGATCGAACCATGGGAACAGGGGGTCTCCTGCATCATGCCGGGCGTCGGCCCCCTCAAGGATTCCTTGACATGGCCTGAGTGCGCCGGCCCTTTCACTAAGATCATCCCCCATCAACCGGGGCCGGATGGGAAGTATGCCACGGGGAAGGCCGTCTGGAACGATAGGATGAGTTGGGATCTCCGACCCATGATCGGCACGATTGCCACGGCCCCTGAATGGGAGCAGGAAGCGGCCATCGTCGCCCAGGGACCGTGGGGTGGAAACATGGATGTGAGCGACATGTGTAAAGGGACCAAGGCCATGTTTCCGTCGTACCACGAAGGGGGGCTGCTCTTTGTGGGAGACGTGGCCGGGTGCCAGGGGGATACCGAGTTTCACGGCGCCCATGATGACACCCCTGCCACGGTGAAGCTCAGGTGCGATGTCATCAAGAACAAGAAGATTCCCTGGGTGCGACTGGAGAAGGAGGATTCCATCGTCCAGATCTGCTGCGACAAGCCTCTCGAGAGTGCCGTGGAGCAAGCCGTTCTCTGGTTGGTCCAGTGGCTCGTCGATGAGTACGGGTTCGAAAAGAGAGACGCATACATGCTCATGGCGTGCTGCCCCGGGTTGAGGGTGCGTGTCTATCAGATGGTCTCTACGGGGAAACTAAGGTACACGGCCGGTGCTGAATTCTCCAAGAGATACCTCCCATGA
- a CDS encoding LacI family DNA-binding transcriptional regulator — MKRRGKSVNIKDVARRAAVAPCTVSRVLGNSALVSPETRLRVFAAIEELNYRPNFLARSLAKGRTHTIGVVTANVQNSFFPELIRSIEDAAYERGFSVTISNTYNQPEKEERYVNLFIEKRFDGVILTNARSGDDSLARMLMESNIPFLFLNRYVRNFPGDYVVSDEYRGGYLAGRHLCELGHKAIAVIIGPEYSSASQGRLVGFLTALAHHGVSIRKELMRRGDLSFKSGYELMRELISTGLTFDALFGGNDMMAMGAIDALLENGLRVPEDVSVIGYDDIEFSGRCQGVGLTTVRQFVDLMGKRAVEILTEKIEHQGSRRPQRIVFPVELIVRGTTRKRGPHDGD, encoded by the coding sequence ATGAAGAGAAGGGGTAAGTCGGTCAACATCAAAGATGTTGCCAGAAGAGCCGCGGTCGCCCCGTGCACGGTTTCCAGGGTCTTGGGCAACTCCGCTCTGGTAAGCCCTGAGACAAGGCTGAGGGTTTTCGCTGCCATCGAGGAACTCAACTACAGGCCCAACTTCCTTGCCAGAAGCCTCGCCAAAGGGAGAACCCACACGATCGGTGTGGTCACCGCGAATGTCCAGAATTCTTTCTTCCCTGAGCTGATCCGGTCGATCGAAGATGCAGCTTATGAGCGGGGGTTCAGTGTGACCATCTCGAATACGTACAATCAGCCCGAGAAAGAGGAGAGGTATGTCAACCTCTTCATCGAAAAGAGGTTCGACGGGGTAATCCTGACCAATGCACGATCGGGAGATGATTCCCTGGCGAGGATGTTGATGGAGTCGAACATCCCCTTTCTGTTCTTGAACCGGTACGTCCGGAATTTTCCGGGCGATTACGTGGTCTCTGACGAGTACAGAGGCGGGTATCTGGCGGGGCGGCATCTCTGCGAGTTGGGCCACAAGGCGATAGCCGTCATCATCGGCCCGGAATACTCCTCGGCGAGCCAGGGACGGCTGGTTGGATTCTTAACAGCCTTGGCCCATCACGGGGTTTCCATCAGAAAGGAGTTGATGCGGAGGGGTGATCTGTCTTTCAAATCGGGGTACGAGTTGATGCGAGAGCTGATAAGCACGGGTCTTACCTTCGACGCTCTCTTCGGAGGCAACGACATGATGGCCATGGGCGCTATCGATGCGCTCCTTGAGAACGGACTGAGGGTGCCGGAGGATGTATCGGTCATAGGTTACGACGACATAGAATTCTCCGGCCGGTGCCAAGGGGTGGGGCTGACGACGGTCCGCCAGTTCGTGGATTTGATGGGAAAAAGGGCCGTTGAGATCCTCACGGAAAAGATCGAGCATCAGGGAAGCCGGAGGCCGCAGCGGATCGTGTTTCCGGTGGAGCTGATCGTGCGGGGAACGACAAGGAAAAGGGGGCCTCACGACGGAGACTAA
- a CDS encoding transketolase: protein MGKEEYLFWRGYLKLLEIKDSDIRIMTLEQCRDAVDKGIHIGGAFSATIPLVCLFYGGVMRIDVVDPTRRGQDMFVLSKGHAVAPMASIYADLGYFDRSVLKNSRSQESILNGHPGPILPGVHISTGPLGQGLGVAEGFALVGKESPNFDVFCLTGDGELQEGPIWEALMFSAYKGLDNLCLLVDSNAGQLDDTRQLIVPLGDLEARLTSFGYRVYRVDATQYGPVLEALREFKLSSRDGRPTAVICQTRKGFGGFSDFMIGHKVVIPDPLTEQELALQKRRREGRVSEMLDYLGELGSTGEGTAVRERLLAAAGEMDLEVVADGADKGVRPLVVGVRTKRVPGRDKRIVYEEGLLPKLDRSGEYSASSIITMAMKVFARDPRVVSIDADLASTSGLQAGVGYVDRARALNAGVAEANMMCMGEAFAAMGYNTWVSTFCPFFDWKVLRRIAIGYQERLEAMEGGWLSQGHGLDLTFVATAPDFETKTNGATHMGNDDIQVFDGIAHLKIINVSCPNQLLGIMKWIMEGGRGLVYLRIMRAPSAVIYDEGFEFEFGKGYVLREGPVDGAVIVSSGRGVHEALAAAAALERSGIEVGVVDMPSVDESLLLELYDSRRWIFIAEQNNGYIWSEFRKILFRSRERVDTTRLVPINTLDSNERPRFIHSATYDQLLNQFELAPGQLAEKIEKTLSGR from the coding sequence ATGGGGAAAGAGGAATACCTTTTTTGGCGGGGCTATTTGAAGCTTCTGGAAATCAAGGATTCCGACATCCGGATCATGACGCTGGAGCAATGCCGTGATGCCGTGGACAAGGGGATCCATATTGGTGGGGCCTTTTCGGCGACCATCCCGCTGGTTTGCCTCTTTTACGGCGGGGTGATGCGGATCGATGTCGTGGATCCCACACGGCGGGGCCAGGATATGTTTGTCTTGAGTAAGGGCCATGCCGTGGCTCCCATGGCTTCGATATATGCGGATCTGGGTTATTTTGACAGGTCAGTGCTGAAGAACTCCAGATCCCAGGAGAGTATTCTCAACGGCCACCCCGGCCCCATACTGCCGGGGGTTCACATCTCCACGGGCCCGTTGGGACAGGGGCTGGGGGTTGCGGAGGGATTTGCCTTGGTTGGGAAGGAGAGCCCGAACTTCGACGTGTTCTGCCTTACAGGAGACGGCGAGCTGCAGGAGGGACCGATCTGGGAGGCTCTGATGTTTTCTGCTTACAAGGGATTGGACAACCTGTGTCTCCTCGTGGACAGCAATGCGGGGCAGTTGGACGACACGCGGCAGTTGATCGTTCCCCTGGGGGACCTGGAGGCGCGGCTCACCTCCTTCGGGTATAGGGTCTACAGGGTCGATGCCACCCAGTACGGTCCTGTGCTGGAGGCACTGCGGGAGTTTAAGCTTTCCTCCCGTGACGGCCGGCCGACGGCCGTCATCTGTCAGACGAGGAAGGGATTCGGTGGGTTTTCGGATTTCATGATAGGACACAAGGTGGTGATTCCGGACCCCCTGACCGAGCAGGAGCTGGCCTTGCAGAAGCGGAGGCGGGAGGGCCGGGTCTCTGAGATGTTGGACTACCTTGGGGAGCTTGGATCGACAGGGGAAGGCACGGCGGTTCGGGAGAGGCTTCTTGCCGCGGCTGGGGAGATGGACCTCGAAGTTGTGGCGGATGGAGCGGATAAGGGGGTCAGGCCCCTGGTTGTTGGCGTGAGGACGAAACGGGTACCGGGCCGGGACAAGAGGATAGTGTACGAGGAGGGCCTTCTGCCCAAGTTGGATCGATCCGGCGAGTACAGCGCCAGCAGCATAATTACCATGGCCATGAAGGTCTTTGCCCGTGATCCGCGGGTTGTATCGATCGACGCGGACCTGGCATCGACGAGCGGCCTTCAGGCGGGAGTGGGCTATGTAGACAGGGCGAGGGCCCTCAATGCAGGGGTAGCAGAGGCCAACATGATGTGCATGGGGGAGGCCTTTGCCGCCATGGGCTACAACACGTGGGTCAGCACTTTCTGCCCTTTTTTCGATTGGAAGGTTTTGCGGAGGATTGCCATAGGGTACCAGGAAAGGCTCGAGGCGATGGAGGGGGGATGGCTCAGCCAGGGGCATGGGCTTGATCTGACCTTTGTGGCCACGGCACCGGATTTCGAGACAAAGACGAACGGTGCCACCCATATGGGCAATGACGATATCCAGGTCTTTGACGGGATTGCCCATCTGAAGATAATCAATGTCTCCTGTCCCAACCAGTTGCTGGGTATCATGAAGTGGATCATGGAAGGGGGCAGGGGGCTTGTCTATCTGAGGATCATGAGGGCTCCTTCGGCCGTGATCTATGATGAGGGCTTCGAGTTCGAATTCGGCAAGGGATACGTTCTAAGGGAGGGGCCGGTAGACGGGGCGGTCATTGTGAGCAGCGGCCGGGGGGTCCACGAGGCCCTGGCTGCGGCTGCCGCGCTGGAGCGTTCGGGCATAGAGGTAGGGGTGGTGGATATGCCCTCGGTGGATGAATCCCTGCTTCTGGAACTCTACGATTCCCGGAGGTGGATCTTCATTGCAGAGCAGAACAACGGGTATATATGGTCGGAGTTCAGAAAAATCCTTTTCAGATCGAGGGAGAGAGTCGATACCACCCGGCTCGTTCCCATCAATACCCTGGACTCCAACGAAAGGCCCCGGTTCATCCACTCGGCAACCTACGACCAGTTGCTCAACCAATTCGAGCTGGCACCCGGACAACTGGCCGAGAAGATAGAGAAAACTCTATCGGGTCGTTAG
- a CDS encoding iron-containing alcohol dehydrogenase, whose product MEEISCNLPVRVVFGVGKLKLLGEVTEGFGRKAFLVIDPYLDKTGVSEEVLSTLRKNSVEAVKFTDVRPNPVCSEIDKGAELAREQKCEVVIGVGGGSALDTAKGIATLAKNPGKVWDYVERTDQEVSRPRDVLPVIAVPTTAGTGSEVTLYAVINNPDVREKSTIYSDLIFPRVALVDPELMVSMPPRLTALTGIDALSHSVESFINIHANSYSKLLAKESIRIAARYLPEAVANGGNMEARSKMAWASTLGGMAISHVGTTLPHALGQPVSGLVDAPHGGSIASCLARILQFSFTSDFERFAELAEAFDESVGSLPLRERAEKSGDLAQRLVRDVDCEVGFGDFGLQEKDIDKATQVAMSAYFIDLGNHPRKVGEEEIKKLYRECL is encoded by the coding sequence ATGGAAGAGATCAGCTGCAATCTACCCGTAAGAGTCGTTTTCGGTGTCGGCAAATTGAAGCTCCTGGGCGAGGTTACAGAGGGATTTGGGCGGAAGGCCTTCTTGGTGATAGATCCCTATCTGGACAAAACCGGTGTATCCGAGGAGGTTCTATCTACGCTTAGGAAGAATTCGGTTGAGGCAGTCAAGTTCACGGATGTCCGACCCAATCCGGTCTGTTCCGAGATAGACAAGGGAGCAGAACTGGCAAGGGAACAGAAGTGCGAGGTGGTCATAGGCGTGGGCGGGGGAAGCGCGCTCGACACCGCGAAGGGCATTGCGACACTCGCAAAGAATCCGGGCAAGGTGTGGGACTACGTTGAGAGAACTGATCAGGAGGTGTCTCGTCCAAGAGACGTACTTCCCGTAATCGCGGTGCCGACGACCGCAGGGACAGGGTCCGAGGTGACTCTCTATGCCGTGATCAACAACCCGGATGTTAGAGAGAAGAGCACGATATACAGCGACTTGATCTTCCCGAGGGTCGCGCTGGTCGATCCGGAATTGATGGTTTCGATGCCTCCGAGATTGACGGCCCTCACCGGTATCGACGCCCTCTCCCACTCTGTTGAATCGTTTATCAATATCCATGCGAATTCCTATTCAAAACTCTTGGCCAAGGAGTCGATCCGAATAGCCGCCAGGTACCTGCCCGAGGCGGTTGCCAACGGCGGCAACATGGAGGCCCGTTCAAAGATGGCTTGGGCCAGCACCCTGGGAGGCATGGCGATTTCGCATGTAGGGACCACCCTGCCCCACGCCCTGGGTCAGCCTGTCAGTGGACTCGTCGATGCACCTCACGGGGGAAGCATTGCCTCGTGTCTTGCCAGGATCCTCCAGTTCAGCTTTACCAGCGATTTTGAAAGATTCGCCGAGCTCGCCGAGGCCTTTGATGAGAGTGTCGGCTCTCTGCCTCTGCGCGAAAGGGCCGAGAAGAGCGGAGATTTGGCGCAGAGGCTTGTCAGGGATGTGGACTGCGAGGTGGGTTTCGGAGATTTCGGCCTGCAGGAAAAAGACATCGACAAGGCGACCCAGGTGGCAATGTCCGCTTACTTCATCGACCTGGGGAACCATCCGAGAAAGGTCGGTGAAGAGGAAATCAAGAAGTTGTACAGGGAATGTCTTTGA
- a CDS encoding aldehyde ferredoxin oxidoreductase family protein has protein sequence MKNGYMERVLKIDLAKRKIETIDFPEDVRKQYLGGAGLAAWYLYKETKPEEIDPVGPENVFVLLTGPVAGTPVFSSSRYEVAAKAPLTGIWGEANSGGRFAQDLKSAGYDGLILHNESSGPVTILITEDKVEIKEAEDLWGRDTYEVERLVKSKYGDRINIACIGPAAEKSVLLSAVMNDGIDGRAAGRGGLGAVLGSKKVKAIVVGRGSKKTPIQDREGLRESIRRLAPRMKSGPQILGQFGTSCGMNYVEEVGDLPIRNWAQGRWPEGATKISGQTMAATILTRRYHCGRCVIGCGRTVRVDSGPYKVPESAGPEYETLGMLGANCLIDDLKAIAKANELCNRYGLDTISTGGVIAFCMEAFERGIISSKDTDGIEMVWGNADAMIEMVKAIGENRGFGKILGQGVRKAAAIIGGGAEEFSVHVKGMELPAHDPRARFSTVLSYTTSNRGACHMNVFGYDFESATVPPEGLGYDRIQDPYAVEGKARYAMAMQNLMALFDSLSACKFIMFGGVGVPTLVDWINRITGWDFDGDSLLAVGARAFTVKRLYNNRLGISRKDDILPLRISNLPRDDGGAKGVIPPQARLLSDYYGLRKWTEFGVPTREALAELGIEF, from the coding sequence ATGAAGAACGGCTATATGGAAAGGGTTTTGAAGATAGACCTCGCAAAGCGAAAGATCGAGACGATCGACTTTCCGGAGGATGTTCGGAAACAGTACCTCGGTGGAGCAGGCTTGGCCGCCTGGTACCTTTACAAGGAGACCAAACCCGAGGAGATCGACCCCGTGGGGCCCGAGAACGTCTTTGTCCTGCTCACGGGCCCTGTGGCAGGAACACCCGTGTTCAGTTCAAGCAGGTATGAGGTGGCTGCAAAAGCACCGCTCACGGGTATTTGGGGTGAAGCGAACAGCGGAGGCAGATTCGCTCAGGACCTGAAGAGCGCGGGGTACGACGGGCTGATTCTCCATAACGAGTCCTCCGGACCCGTGACCATCCTGATCACCGAGGACAAAGTCGAAATCAAGGAAGCCGAAGATCTCTGGGGCAGGGACACCTATGAGGTGGAACGGCTCGTCAAATCGAAATATGGAGATAGAATAAACATCGCGTGCATCGGACCTGCCGCTGAAAAATCGGTACTTCTCTCAGCCGTGATGAACGACGGCATCGATGGGAGGGCTGCCGGCAGGGGCGGGCTCGGTGCGGTACTCGGTTCCAAGAAAGTCAAGGCCATAGTCGTCGGCCGGGGCAGCAAGAAGACACCGATACAGGACAGGGAAGGGCTCAGGGAATCGATTCGGAGGCTGGCGCCGCGCATGAAGAGCGGTCCTCAGATTCTCGGGCAGTTCGGTACCTCCTGCGGAATGAATTACGTCGAAGAGGTCGGAGACCTGCCCATAAGAAACTGGGCCCAGGGCCGGTGGCCTGAAGGGGCGACAAAGATCAGCGGGCAGACAATGGCTGCAACGATCCTCACCAGACGTTACCACTGTGGCCGGTGCGTGATCGGATGTGGGAGGACGGTCAGGGTCGACAGCGGTCCCTACAAGGTTCCGGAGAGTGCCGGTCCGGAGTACGAGACGCTGGGGATGCTGGGTGCGAACTGCCTCATAGACGATTTGAAGGCCATCGCGAAGGCCAACGAACTCTGCAACCGCTACGGCCTGGATACGATCTCCACCGGAGGCGTGATAGCCTTCTGCATGGAAGCCTTTGAGCGGGGCATTATCAGCTCCAAGGATACCGACGGAATCGAGATGGTTTGGGGAAACGCGGACGCCATGATCGAAATGGTCAAGGCGATCGGCGAAAACAGGGGTTTTGGAAAGATCCTGGGGCAGGGGGTGCGCAAAGCCGCCGCGATCATAGGCGGCGGAGCAGAGGAGTTCTCCGTGCATGTGAAAGGGATGGAATTACCGGCTCACGATCCCCGGGCGAGATTCAGCACGGTACTGAGTTACACCACTTCGAATCGGGGTGCCTGTCACATGAATGTCTTCGGCTATGACTTCGAAAGTGCGACCGTGCCTCCCGAGGGGCTGGGTTACGACAGAATTCAGGATCCATACGCAGTGGAGGGCAAAGCGCGATACGCCATGGCTATGCAGAACCTAATGGCTCTCTTCGATTCTCTCAGCGCTTGCAAGTTCATCATGTTCGGCGGGGTCGGTGTGCCCACCCTGGTGGACTGGATCAACCGCATCACCGGATGGGATTTCGACGGTGATTCCCTGTTGGCGGTGGGAGCGAGGGCCTTCACGGTCAAACGTCTCTATAACAATCGGCTCGGTATCTCCCGGAAAGACGACATCCTCCCCCTCCGGATTTCCAACCTTCCCCGAGATGACGGAGGGGCAAAAGGGGTGATCCCTCCACAGGCGAGGCTTCTGAGCGACTACTATGGCCTCCGAAAATGGACGGAGTTCGGAGTGCCCACCCGGGAGGCGTTGGCGGAGTTGGGCATAGAATTCTGA
- a CDS encoding zinc-dependent alcohol dehydrogenase family protein → MESNVVTRAGGPEVFELREMPIPEPGPEEVLVRVCACGVNPVDCKIRRGVVGGPHVYPLVLGYDVSGIVEAVGARVTGFHPGDAVFYCSPINMPGAYAEYHKVDHRLVAPKPKNLSHREAASIPLVGLTVWESLFDRAGIRIGETILVHGGSGGTGSMGIQLAHWAGLTVVTTTRRENESFVRRLGADHVIDYREVDFVEGVRSLTRGRGADVVFDTVGGQTLARSFEALSQNGRVVSIVETEEPISLMPLFMLNASFHYEFMALEMNVGRGFERKRTILLYLSKLLEDGTIRPVVQRTFSLAEAAAAHEWLETAHVQGKIVLVVDQGEDRRDSRETGL, encoded by the coding sequence ATGGAATCGAACGTCGTAACCAGAGCCGGCGGGCCCGAGGTCTTTGAACTCAGGGAGATGCCTATACCGGAGCCCGGTCCTGAGGAGGTTCTGGTCCGGGTGTGTGCCTGCGGGGTAAACCCGGTGGACTGCAAGATCCGGAGAGGGGTCGTGGGCGGGCCGCACGTCTACCCACTGGTTCTGGGCTACGATGTCTCCGGTATCGTGGAGGCCGTGGGAGCACGGGTCACCGGTTTTCATCCAGGTGACGCGGTCTTCTACTGTTCCCCCATCAATATGCCGGGCGCCTATGCCGAATACCACAAGGTGGATCACAGGTTGGTCGCCCCAAAACCAAAGAACCTGTCCCATCGGGAAGCTGCCTCCATTCCTCTGGTGGGGCTTACGGTCTGGGAATCCCTTTTCGATCGCGCGGGAATTAGGATCGGGGAGACCATCTTGGTTCACGGCGGATCAGGCGGGACCGGATCCATGGGCATCCAACTCGCCCACTGGGCCGGGCTGACAGTTGTCACGACGACCAGGAGGGAGAACGAGTCCTTTGTCAGGAGGCTTGGGGCCGACCATGTTATCGACTATCGAGAGGTCGACTTCGTGGAAGGCGTCCGTTCCCTCACCCGTGGCCGTGGGGCTGACGTCGTCTTTGATACGGTGGGGGGACAGACCCTTGCGCGTTCCTTTGAAGCCTTATCACAGAACGGGCGTGTGGTCTCCATCGTGGAGACGGAGGAGCCGATCAGCCTGATGCCTCTCTTCATGCTGAATGCGAGTTTTCACTATGAATTCATGGCACTGGAAATGAACGTCGGCCGGGGTTTTGAGCGCAAACGGACGATTCTTCTCTATCTTTCCAAGCTGCTGGAGGACGGAACCATCCGGCCTGTTGTCCAGCGCACCTTCTCCCTGGCCGAGGCGGCCGCTGCTCACGAATGGCTCGAGACCGCCCATGTCCAGGGCAAGATAGTATTGGTGGTCGATCAAGGGGAGGACCGCCGAGATTCACGGGAGACGGGGCTTTGA